One genomic window of Neisseria sp. oral taxon 014 str. F0314 includes the following:
- the rpmB gene encoding 50S ribosomal protein L28, whose protein sequence is MARVCKVTGKRPMSGNNVSHANNKTKRRFLPNLQSRRFWVESENRWVRLRISNAALRTIDKVGIDAVLADLRARGEA, encoded by the coding sequence ATGGCACGAGTTTGCAAAGTGACCGGTAAACGCCCGATGTCTGGCAACAACGTATCACACGCCAACAACAAAACCAAACGTCGTTTTTTGCCTAACTTGCAATCACGTCGTTTTTGGGTAGAGAGTGAAAACCGCTGGGTGCGTCTGCGTATTTCCAACGCAGCACTGCGCACTATCGATAAAGTAGGCATTGATGCCGTATTGGCTGATTTGCGTGCTCGCGGCGAAGCTTAA
- the rpmG gene encoding 50S ribosomal protein L33: MRDKIKLESSAGTGHFYTTTKNKRTMPGKLEIKKFDPVARKHVVYKETKLK; this comes from the coding sequence ATGCGCGATAAAATCAAATTGGAATCTAGTGCCGGTACAGGTCATTTCTACACCACAACCAAAAACAAACGTACTATGCCTGGCAAGTTGGAAATTAAAAAATTCGATCCGGTAGCCCGCAAACATGTTGTTTACAAAGAAACCAAATTGAAATAA
- a CDS encoding DUF441 family protein, which yields MHLNVIPLFLVLLILLGVLSNNGSITISATVLLLMQQTALSQYLPLAEKYGVAVGIIFLTVGVLSPLVSGKIQIPSLTAFMNLKMFAAVGIGILVAWIAGRGIPLMSAQPILVTGLLVGTIIGVAFLGGVPVGPLIAAGLLSFFAEKI from the coding sequence GTGCATCTGAACGTTATTCCGTTATTTCTGGTTTTGCTGATTTTGCTCGGTGTTTTGAGCAACAACGGTTCAATCACAATTTCGGCAACTGTGTTATTGCTGATGCAGCAGACTGCACTGTCCCAATATCTTCCTTTGGCCGAGAAATATGGCGTAGCCGTCGGCATTATCTTTTTGACCGTAGGCGTATTAAGCCCGCTGGTCTCAGGCAAAATACAGATACCCAGCCTGACGGCCTTTATGAACCTCAAAATGTTCGCTGCCGTAGGCATTGGTATTTTGGTCGCATGGATCGCAGGACGCGGAATTCCGTTAATGAGTGCCCAACCGATTCTGGTTACCGGCCTACTTGTCGGCACAATCATCGGCGTTGCCTTCTTGGGAGGTGTTCCTGTCGGCCCTCTGATTGCCGCTGGCTTATTGTCGTTTTTCGCAGAAAAAATTTAG
- a CDS encoding polyprenyl synthetase family protein, with protein sequence MLENLPYFKQHLHEDLDKVNVVINQAVKSDVALISQIGTYIISAGGKRLRPIITILAGKAVGYDDEKLYSLAAMVEFIHTSTLLHDDVVDESDLRRGRETANNLFGNAAAVLVGDFLYTRAFQLMVASGSMKILEVMADATNIIAEGEVMQLMNIGNTDITEKQYIQVIQYKTAKLFEAAAQVGAILGGANPAQEQALKDYGMYVGTAFQIIDDVLDYSGETEEIGKNVGDDLAEGKPTLPLIYLMHNGSEQAAKDVRLALENADRSYFEKIHDYVVNSNALPYAINEARKAVEKAVACLDILPDNEITLAMRQLAEESLARVS encoded by the coding sequence ATGCTTGAAAATCTGCCTTATTTCAAACAACACCTCCATGAAGACCTCGACAAAGTCAACGTCGTCATCAATCAGGCCGTAAAATCTGATGTGGCCTTGATTTCCCAAATCGGCACCTACATCATCAGCGCCGGCGGTAAGCGTTTGCGCCCGATTATCACGATTTTAGCGGGTAAGGCGGTCGGATACGATGATGAAAAACTGTATTCGCTGGCAGCCATGGTGGAATTTATCCATACCTCCACCCTGCTACATGACGATGTGGTGGATGAAAGCGACTTACGGCGCGGCCGTGAGACAGCTAACAACCTTTTCGGCAATGCGGCAGCAGTGTTAGTCGGCGACTTTTTATATACCCGTGCATTTCAATTGATGGTTGCTTCGGGCAGCATGAAAATTTTGGAAGTAATGGCGGACGCAACCAACATCATTGCCGAAGGTGAGGTCATGCAGTTGATGAATATCGGCAATACCGACATTACCGAAAAACAATATATACAGGTAATCCAATATAAAACCGCCAAACTTTTTGAAGCCGCAGCCCAAGTAGGAGCTATTTTAGGCGGTGCAAATCCTGCTCAAGAACAGGCATTGAAAGATTACGGCATGTATGTCGGCACTGCCTTCCAAATTATCGACGACGTATTGGATTATTCGGGTGAAACAGAGGAAATCGGTAAGAATGTCGGCGATGACTTGGCCGAAGGCAAACCCACCTTGCCGTTAATCTACTTGATGCACAACGGTTCGGAGCAGGCCGCAAAAGATGTCCGGCTCGCATTGGAAAATGCCGACCGCAGCTATTTTGAAAAAATTCACGATTATGTGGTTAATTCAAATGCCCTCCCCTATGCTATCAATGAAGCGCGCAAAGCAGTGGAAAAAGCCGTGGCCTGTCTTGATATTTTACCGGACAATGAAATCACCTTGGCAATGCGGCAGCTTGCGGAAGAGTCGCTGGCGCGTGTATCATAG
- the rplU gene encoding 50S ribosomal protein L21 — translation MYAVVKTGGKQYKVAVGEKLKVEQIPAELDSQIELTEVLMIADGESVKVGAPFIEGAKVTAKVVAHGRGEKVRIFKMRRRKHYQKRQGHRQNFTQIEIVAIA, via the coding sequence ATGTACGCGGTCGTAAAAACCGGCGGTAAACAATATAAAGTTGCCGTTGGCGAAAAATTGAAAGTAGAACAGATACCAGCCGAACTCGACAGCCAAATCGAACTGACCGAAGTTTTGATGATTGCTGACGGCGAATCTGTAAAAGTAGGCGCCCCCTTCATTGAGGGTGCGAAAGTAACAGCTAAGGTAGTGGCACATGGTCGCGGCGAGAAAGTCCGCATTTTCAAAATGCGCCGCCGTAAACACTATCAGAAGCGCCAAGGCCACCGCCAAAATTTCACCCAAATCGAAATCGTGGCAATCGCCTGA